From a single Streptomyces sp. 1331.2 genomic region:
- a CDS encoding ABC transporter permease, whose translation MAVEQETLVERDAVKREEARSLWGDAWRDLRRRPIFLISAVLILLLVLMAIFPWAFTDADPRKADLVNDYLKRPDWGDVFGAGWFGYDAQGRSIYARVIYGARASITVGIFVTAAVTVLGGLTGMVAGYFGGAVDAVISRIIDIFFGIPLLLGALVMLNAFSTRTVWSVVIALGVLGWTQIARVMRGAVLTVKQADYVVAGRALGAGTGRLMFRHILPNAIAPVIVVATIALGGYIATEATLSFLGIGLQDPTISWGIDISSAQKVIRTAPYVLFFPAAALSVTVLAFIMLGDAVRDALDPKLR comes from the coding sequence ATGGCGGTCGAGCAGGAGACCCTGGTCGAACGCGACGCGGTGAAGCGGGAGGAGGCCCGCAGCCTCTGGGGCGACGCCTGGCGGGACCTGCGCCGGCGGCCCATCTTCCTGATCTCCGCGGTGCTGATCCTGCTGCTGGTGCTGATGGCGATCTTCCCCTGGGCGTTCACCGACGCCGACCCGCGCAAGGCCGACCTGGTCAACGACTACCTGAAGCGGCCGGACTGGGGCGACGTCTTCGGGGCCGGCTGGTTCGGCTACGACGCGCAGGGCCGGTCCATCTACGCCCGGGTGATCTACGGCGCCCGCGCCTCGATCACCGTCGGCATCTTCGTGACCGCCGCCGTCACCGTGCTCGGCGGGCTGACCGGGATGGTCGCCGGCTACTTCGGCGGCGCCGTCGACGCGGTGATCTCCCGGATCATCGACATCTTCTTCGGCATCCCGCTGCTGCTCGGCGCGCTGGTGATGCTGAACGCCTTCTCCACCCGCACGGTGTGGAGCGTGGTCATCGCCCTGGGCGTGCTCGGCTGGACCCAGATCGCCCGGGTGATGCGCGGCGCGGTGCTGACCGTCAAACAGGCCGACTACGTGGTGGCCGGGCGGGCGCTCGGCGCCGGGACGGGCCGGCTGATGTTCCGGCACATCCTGCCGAACGCGATCGCCCCGGTGATCGTCGTCGCCACCATCGCGCTCGGCGGCTACATCGCCACCGAGGCGACGCTGAGCTTCCTCGGCATCGGTCTGCAGGACCCGACCATCTCCTGGGGCATCGACATCTCCTCCGCCCAGAAGGTCATCCGGACGGCGCCCTACGTGCTGTTCTTCCCTGCGGCGGCGCTGTCCGTCACCGTGCTGGCCTTCATCATGCTGGGCG